A part of Tessaracoccus timonensis genomic DNA contains:
- a CDS encoding UvrD-helicase domain-containing protein: MTNVFTIDGPLPRSTLLLEASAGTGKTFTIAGLAVRYIAEAGMSIDQILMITFSNNAATELRTRVFDAVDACAASLRKFLAGEQITDDADYAVVARHLAGLGDVEERVARLESALDNFDQAAVFTIHKFCQRVLHEMGVLGDADHAEELSAAEQLMEECGADCFLAKYHDVEQPPLAPDRALRLAQDACKSSVELAPADAEETIFSNEVRAMFAERKQALGILTFDDLVARLRAVLLHGANGPAAIRWLQNAYRAVLVDEFQDTDPDQWDVIQAAFVDDDRPTILIGDPKQSIYGFRKADLRTYLRTAKIADRQTLGTNFRSDKGIVDGVVRLMVGLDLGHGAVWVQDVEASHPNRLDLEVSERIWIRQARGERVQERVLDDLVAQVEALLGRRVGDRLVELSDIAVLVRARSVAAQVTQRFNELGYAAVLYGASNVWEQPAADDWKRLLRALEPDGGSAERVVALTDLIGMRVDELATSKGTTQLADMMLSARQALVNDGPSAALDVIRERTALEARLVGQPGGERYLTDLLHIGELLDDSGHRSTVALLRTIDEQSRLDGQAELRVTTDAPSIRVMTLHSAKGLEFPIVLLPDMSPLRHYPKRPFHVELDEASVLWMRQEPQGTHISDLAARQARQEELRLLYVGLTRAKHLAIAWHTDERNSSRGPLSAVMFHDRSQPQLADAYPWSTPSPVPLVRVDAVPEAPVAPRNTRKRTTPSLHLATAHRSIDQQWRRTSYTGLTQGMHDAPSGADEPATGDELVADPALSTLAPMGSLPAGAEFGTLVHEALEVLDWTGDGRPSRIAEIVRTHAIAFTESERAILADGLEAVVTTPLLPLTQQSLSDVPTQLRLAELDFDLPMGGDSAATVGQLAQLMQAHLPANDPLVEYPNLLAASEASHKLLSGMLTGSIDAVLRTEAGKFLVVDYKTNRLAPSPDDVLTLGHYTQTAMAHAMMAAHYPLQAICYSAALHRYLSVRLPGYVPEQHLGGVGYLFIRGMAGPTTPVIDGHTCGVFSWYPSPDLVVAVSDLLGGHHA; the protein is encoded by the coding sequence GTGACGAACGTGTTTACCATCGACGGCCCCCTCCCCCGCTCCACCTTGCTGCTCGAAGCCAGCGCGGGCACCGGCAAGACCTTCACCATCGCCGGCCTCGCGGTGCGCTACATCGCCGAAGCTGGCATGAGCATCGATCAAATCCTCATGATCACCTTCAGCAACAACGCCGCCACCGAACTCCGAACCAGGGTATTCGACGCGGTGGATGCCTGTGCTGCTTCCCTGCGCAAGTTTCTTGCAGGCGAACAGATCACCGACGATGCCGACTACGCGGTTGTGGCACGGCACCTTGCTGGTCTCGGAGACGTGGAGGAGCGCGTCGCCAGGCTGGAATCCGCCCTCGACAACTTCGACCAGGCAGCCGTGTTCACCATTCACAAGTTCTGCCAGCGGGTGCTCCACGAGATGGGCGTGCTGGGTGACGCCGATCACGCAGAAGAGCTCTCCGCGGCAGAACAGCTCATGGAGGAATGCGGCGCCGACTGCTTCCTCGCCAAGTATCACGACGTGGAACAGCCACCGCTCGCACCAGATCGCGCACTGCGGTTGGCTCAGGACGCATGCAAATCTTCCGTCGAACTCGCTCCGGCGGATGCAGAAGAGACCATCTTCAGCAACGAGGTGCGCGCCATGTTCGCTGAGCGCAAGCAGGCACTCGGCATCCTCACTTTCGACGATCTCGTCGCACGGCTGCGTGCGGTACTGCTGCACGGGGCGAACGGCCCTGCGGCCATCCGCTGGCTGCAAAACGCCTACCGTGCGGTGCTCGTCGACGAGTTTCAAGACACCGACCCCGACCAGTGGGACGTCATCCAGGCGGCCTTCGTCGACGACGATAGGCCCACCATCTTGATTGGCGACCCGAAGCAGTCCATCTACGGGTTCCGCAAAGCCGATCTACGCACCTATCTTCGTACCGCAAAGATTGCTGACCGCCAGACGCTCGGCACCAATTTCCGCTCTGATAAAGGCATCGTGGACGGCGTCGTGCGCCTCATGGTGGGTCTCGATCTAGGCCATGGCGCTGTATGGGTGCAGGATGTGGAGGCGAGCCATCCCAACCGTCTTGATCTCGAGGTTTCCGAACGTATTTGGATTCGGCAGGCTCGTGGCGAGCGTGTGCAAGAGCGGGTGCTCGATGATCTCGTCGCCCAAGTCGAGGCGTTGCTGGGACGGCGGGTCGGCGATCGCCTGGTTGAGCTCTCCGACATTGCCGTGCTCGTGCGTGCACGCTCAGTGGCAGCGCAGGTCACGCAGCGATTCAATGAACTCGGCTACGCCGCAGTGCTGTACGGCGCATCGAATGTGTGGGAGCAGCCTGCCGCAGACGATTGGAAACGTCTGCTTCGAGCGCTCGAGCCCGACGGTGGGTCTGCAGAGCGCGTGGTTGCGCTCACAGATCTGATCGGTATGCGCGTGGACGAGCTTGCAACGTCGAAAGGCACCACGCAGCTCGCCGACATGATGCTCAGTGCCAGGCAGGCCCTCGTCAATGATGGGCCAAGTGCGGCGCTCGACGTCATTCGTGAGCGCACCGCGCTCGAGGCACGGCTCGTCGGACAGCCAGGTGGCGAACGCTACCTCACCGACCTCCTCCACATCGGAGAGCTGCTCGACGATTCAGGTCACCGCAGCACCGTGGCACTGCTGCGCACCATCGATGAGCAATCGAGACTCGACGGTCAAGCCGAACTTCGCGTGACCACCGACGCACCTTCCATCCGGGTGATGACGCTGCATTCTGCGAAGGGTCTCGAGTTCCCTATCGTGTTGCTTCCCGACATGTCCCCGCTTCGGCACTACCCCAAGCGCCCCTTCCATGTCGAACTCGACGAAGCTTCAGTGTTGTGGATGCGGCAAGAGCCCCAGGGAACGCACATCAGCGACCTGGCCGCCCGCCAAGCCCGGCAAGAAGAGCTGCGGCTACTGTACGTCGGGCTCACCAGGGCGAAACACCTTGCCATCGCGTGGCACACCGACGAGCGCAACAGCAGCCGAGGCCCCCTCTCGGCGGTCATGTTTCATGACCGCTCGCAACCGCAGCTGGCAGACGCATACCCGTGGTCCACACCTTCGCCTGTACCGTTGGTGCGTGTCGATGCCGTCCCCGAGGCGCCCGTCGCGCCACGCAATACCCGCAAACGGACTACCCCGTCGTTGCATCTGGCTACGGCACACCGCTCGATCGATCAGCAGTGGCGACGCACCTCGTACACCGGTCTCACGCAGGGCATGCACGATGCCCCCTCTGGCGCCGATGAACCAGCCACTGGCGACGAGCTCGTCGCTGATCCCGCCCTCAGTACCCTGGCTCCCATGGGCTCGCTGCCCGCAGGAGCTGAGTTCGGAACCCTGGTTCACGAAGCACTCGAAGTGCTCGACTGGACAGGTGATGGGCGCCCAAGCCGCATCGCGGAGATCGTCCGTACGCACGCCATCGCCTTCACCGAGTCCGAGCGCGCCATCTTGGCCGACGGTCTCGAAGCCGTCGTCACCACGCCGCTGTTGCCGCTCACGCAGCAGTCGCTCAGCGACGTCCCCACCCAATTGCGGCTCGCTGAACTCGACTTCGACCTTCCCATGGGAGGCGACAGCGCGGCCACCGTCGGGCAGCTTGCGCAACTCATGCAGGCACACCTCCCGGCGAACGACCCGCTCGTCGAGTACCCGAACCTCCTCGCAGCTTCGGAAGCTTCGCACAAGTTGCTCTCGGGCATGCTCACCGGCTCCATCGATGCGGTCCTGCGCACCGAAGCCGGGAAGTTCCTCGTCGTCGATTACAAAACGAACCGGCTCGCGCCTTCGCCCGACGACGTACTCACGCTGGGCCATTACACACAAACTGCGATGGCTCACGCCATGATGGCCGCCCACTATCCGCTGCAGGCCATCTGTTATTCCGCAGCGCTCCACCGTTACCTCTCCGTACGCCTGCCTGGGTATGTTCCCGAGCAGCATCTCGGCGGGGTCGGCTATCTTTTCATCCGCGGTATGGCCGGGCCCACTACCCCGGTGATCGACGGGCACACTTGCGGAGTGTTCTCCTGGTACCCGTCACCCGATCTGGTGGTTGCCGTGAGCGATCTGTTGGGAGGCCACCATGCATGA
- the recD gene encoding exodeoxyribonuclease V subunit alpha, producing the protein MHELPASATGLLRQYCEAGMIGLADFHLARRLSQGYEPDERVLLAFALAVRELRLGSVCVMLANAHELKPLSEIDDGGGALTDQALPWPHPQEWVELVANSRLVGDGRPFVLDDGRLYLARFHAQERAVAEALERRKALPIADDAVPLPSTNEPDEQQDAAVRAAMTHMTSVVTGGPGTGKTTTVVRVLNSLGASCPISIALAAPTGKAARQLYDSVRGQLLPGTAVRPPFSGTLHSLLGKPVRGPRATYHAQNPLPYDVVVVDEVSMVSLEHMASLLDALSNRTRLVLVGDPHQLRSVDAGAVLADIVANPQLTQPGSVIELRTNRRSNPEISALATAIDQGDVAAATSIINDASSISWFDYEGRDIVGFEQFRDDVTATAQAVLSAAKDGQARAALDALNAHRVLCAHRLGPFGVQAWGQAARRMVAVEFPQYGATRPYVGEPLLLARNAGGFHNGDVAVIINDEGQLVAAVDDSDEPRLVPPSLLDGAAELHAMTVHKAQGGQYTVVSVVLPPEGSPLATRELVYTAITRARSELRIYGSRAALEECIRTPVRRSSGLALHASQP; encoded by the coding sequence ATGCATGAACTGCCCGCATCGGCGACGGGCCTGCTCCGCCAGTACTGTGAGGCGGGCATGATCGGGCTCGCCGACTTCCATCTCGCCCGGCGCCTGAGCCAAGGCTATGAGCCCGACGAACGCGTGCTGCTCGCCTTCGCGCTCGCGGTTCGGGAGCTGCGGCTGGGTTCCGTATGCGTGATGCTGGCTAATGCTCACGAGCTGAAACCCCTGTCGGAGATCGACGACGGTGGTGGTGCTCTCACCGACCAAGCGCTGCCATGGCCCCACCCGCAGGAGTGGGTGGAACTCGTCGCGAACTCTCGCCTCGTGGGGGACGGACGGCCTTTCGTCCTCGACGACGGCAGGCTCTACCTGGCACGGTTCCACGCCCAAGAGCGTGCGGTTGCTGAAGCGTTGGAACGCAGGAAAGCCCTGCCCATCGCCGACGATGCTGTGCCGTTGCCCTCTACGAACGAGCCCGACGAGCAGCAAGACGCCGCTGTCCGCGCCGCGATGACGCACATGACGAGCGTAGTCACCGGCGGGCCTGGCACCGGCAAGACCACCACAGTGGTGCGTGTCTTGAATTCGCTCGGCGCATCTTGCCCCATCTCCATCGCGCTGGCGGCACCGACGGGTAAGGCCGCTCGACAACTGTACGATTCGGTGCGCGGTCAGCTACTGCCGGGCACCGCCGTTCGTCCACCCTTCTCGGGAACGCTGCACAGCCTGTTGGGCAAGCCCGTGCGAGGCCCACGCGCCACATATCACGCCCAGAATCCGCTGCCCTATGACGTGGTGGTGGTCGACGAGGTCTCGATGGTGTCGCTCGAGCATATGGCGTCACTGCTCGATGCACTCTCCAACCGAACCCGGCTGGTGCTGGTCGGCGATCCGCATCAGCTGCGGTCGGTCGACGCCGGCGCCGTGCTGGCTGACATCGTCGCAAATCCACAGCTCACGCAGCCCGGCAGCGTCATCGAGCTACGCACGAACAGGCGCAGTAATCCTGAAATCTCCGCGCTGGCAACCGCTATCGATCAAGGCGACGTGGCCGCGGCTACCTCCATCATTAATGACGCCAGCTCCATTTCGTGGTTCGACTATGAAGGGCGCGACATCGTGGGCTTCGAGCAGTTCCGCGACGACGTCACCGCCACCGCTCAGGCGGTGCTCTCAGCCGCCAAGGATGGGCAGGCGCGAGCGGCCCTTGACGCGCTCAATGCCCACCGAGTCCTGTGCGCGCATCGACTGGGGCCATTCGGCGTGCAGGCGTGGGGGCAAGCAGCGCGCCGCATGGTCGCCGTCGAGTTCCCGCAGTACGGCGCGACACGTCCGTACGTCGGCGAGCCATTGCTTCTCGCGCGCAATGCAGGCGGGTTTCACAATGGCGACGTCGCGGTGATCATCAACGATGAGGGGCAGCTCGTCGCAGCCGTCGACGATAGCGATGAGCCGCGCCTGGTGCCGCCGTCGCTCCTCGACGGCGCTGCGGAGTTGCACGCCATGACGGTGCACAAGGCGCAGGGCGGCCAGTACACAGTGGTGAGCGTGGTGCTCCCTCCCGAAGGGTCACCACTGGCCACCCGCGAACTTGTCTACACAGCCATCACGAGAGCGCGCAGCGAGTTGCGCATCTACGGCTCTCGCGCAGCCCTCGAAGAGTGCATCCGCACCCCGGTGCGCCGGTCGTCGGGGCTGGCCCTACACGCGAGCCAGCCCTGA
- a CDS encoding amino acid aminotransferase, producing MSLFSRAEQAPADPILGLTEAFHKDQRSDKVNLGVGVYLDESGAIPLMDAVRQAQEQYVAAQKPHGYLPIDGLPAYREQTRALIFGDDADIDHVTTVQSLSGTGALRIGGELLKQLSPDSRLLLSNPSWENHRALFTQVGFDVDTYNYYDADARGIDFAGMLDGLRQAEAGTVVVLHACCHNPTGYDLTDAQWDQVVQAIGERELVAFVDMAYQGFGDGPDADTALVGKLMNAKLPFLLATSYSKNFGLYGQRTGALHVATSDADEATRVLSQLKLLIRKSYSNPPAFGANVVATVLGDAALRASWETELQHMRERIASLRTKLVQNLAAQGVDDMGFIAEQRGMFSYCGLTRDQMQRLRAEHGVYGTDAGRLCVAALNDGNIEKVASAIANVRS from the coding sequence ATGTCATTGTTCTCGCGTGCCGAGCAGGCCCCCGCCGATCCCATCCTGGGCCTCACTGAGGCATTTCACAAGGACCAACGCTCAGACAAAGTGAATTTGGGCGTGGGTGTCTACCTTGACGAGAGTGGCGCCATCCCGCTGATGGATGCGGTCCGGCAAGCGCAGGAGCAGTACGTCGCCGCGCAGAAGCCCCACGGCTACCTGCCTATCGACGGTTTGCCGGCCTACCGGGAGCAGACTCGTGCGTTGATTTTCGGTGACGATGCTGACATCGACCACGTGACCACAGTCCAAAGTCTGAGTGGCACCGGCGCGCTGCGCATCGGCGGCGAACTGCTGAAACAACTCTCGCCCGACAGCCGGCTGCTGCTGTCGAATCCCAGCTGGGAGAACCACCGGGCACTGTTCACTCAGGTGGGCTTCGACGTCGACACCTACAACTACTACGACGCGGACGCCCGCGGCATCGACTTCGCGGGCATGCTGGATGGCCTCAGACAAGCGGAGGCGGGCACCGTCGTGGTGCTGCACGCCTGCTGCCACAACCCCACCGGCTACGACCTCACGGACGCGCAGTGGGATCAGGTGGTGCAAGCGATTGGTGAACGGGAGCTGGTCGCGTTCGTCGACATGGCGTACCAGGGATTTGGCGACGGGCCGGATGCCGACACCGCGCTCGTCGGGAAACTCATGAACGCCAAGCTGCCGTTCCTGCTGGCCACCTCCTACTCCAAGAACTTCGGCCTCTACGGGCAGCGCACCGGCGCACTCCACGTGGCTACCAGCGATGCTGACGAGGCGACGCGCGTGCTATCGCAGCTCAAGTTGCTCATCCGTAAGAGCTACTCCAACCCGCCGGCCTTCGGCGCCAACGTCGTCGCAACCGTGTTGGGCGACGCTGCCCTGCGCGCATCATGGGAGACCGAGCTGCAACACATGCGCGAACGCATCGCGTCCCTGCGCACCAAACTCGTGCAGAACCTCGCAGCGCAAGGCGTGGACGACATGGGCTTCATCGCAGAGCAGCGGGGCATGTTCAGCTACTGCGGTCTCACACGCGACCAGATGCAGCGACTGCGCGCCGAGCATGGCGTATACGGCACCGACGCTGGGCGTCTGTGCGTCGCAGCACTCAACGACGGCAATATCGAGAAGGTCGCGAGCGCAATCGCCAACGTTCGTAGCTAG
- a CDS encoding RNA polymerase sigma factor, producing MAETRKNPSNSAAEASDAPDKETTTQSSRSKKTSTTTRTSSASKKTTKAAKKTSTAAKKTTTAAKKTSTAAKKTTAAAKKAKPKAEASAAKSASKTTTKPAAKKTTTRRAKSNRKATDEVTEPTVAQVAAGEVHISKADKDGDHIVMTVGGKRRSLDDVDESTFNEQEEAKDEKELVEEEGFALSDSDDADEPEQQVVSAGATADPVKDYLKQIGKVALLNAVEEVELAKRIEAGLFAEEALADEENPVKADDIEDYIWIQEDGRNAKNHLLEANLRLVVSLAKRYTGRGMLFLDLIQEGNLGLIRAVEKFDYTKGYKFSTYATWWIKQAITRAMADQARTIRIPVHMVEVINKLARVQRQMLQDLGREPTPEELAEELDMTPEKVVEVQKYGREPISLHTPLGEDGDSEFGDLIEDSEAVVPADAVNFTLLQEQLNDVLDTLSEREAGVVSMRFGLTDGQPKTLDEIGKVYGVTRERIRQIESKTMSKLRHPSRSQVLRDYLD from the coding sequence GTGGCAGAAACCCGCAAGAACCCGAGCAACTCGGCTGCGGAGGCTAGCGACGCCCCTGACAAGGAGACCACCACGCAGTCGTCGCGCTCCAAGAAGACATCGACGACGACCCGCACCAGCAGTGCGTCGAAGAAAACCACCAAGGCGGCGAAGAAGACGAGCACCGCGGCGAAGAAGACCACGACGGCCGCCAAGAAAACGAGCACCGCGGCGAAGAAGACGACTGCGGCCGCTAAGAAGGCGAAGCCCAAGGCTGAGGCGAGTGCAGCGAAGTCGGCGTCGAAGACCACCACGAAGCCGGCGGCCAAGAAGACGACGACCCGTCGTGCGAAGAGCAATCGGAAGGCAACCGATGAGGTGACGGAACCGACCGTCGCGCAGGTGGCAGCTGGTGAAGTGCACATTTCCAAGGCTGACAAGGATGGCGACCACATCGTCATGACCGTCGGCGGTAAGCGTCGTTCGCTCGACGATGTCGACGAGTCCACGTTCAACGAGCAGGAAGAAGCCAAGGACGAGAAGGAACTCGTCGAGGAGGAAGGTTTCGCGCTCTCTGATTCCGACGATGCTGACGAGCCTGAGCAGCAGGTCGTGTCCGCAGGCGCCACTGCTGATCCTGTGAAGGACTACCTGAAGCAGATCGGTAAAGTCGCGCTGCTTAACGCCGTCGAAGAGGTAGAGCTCGCCAAACGTATCGAGGCCGGCCTGTTTGCCGAGGAGGCGCTCGCCGACGAAGAAAACCCTGTGAAAGCCGACGACATCGAGGATTACATCTGGATCCAGGAAGACGGCCGCAACGCGAAGAATCACCTTCTCGAGGCCAACTTGCGTCTCGTGGTTTCGCTGGCGAAGCGGTACACCGGGCGCGGGATGCTCTTCCTCGACCTCATTCAGGAAGGCAACCTCGGCCTCATCCGCGCCGTCGAGAAGTTCGACTACACGAAGGGCTACAAGTTCTCCACCTATGCCACATGGTGGATTAAGCAGGCCATCACCCGTGCCATGGCGGACCAGGCACGAACCATCCGCATCCCCGTGCACATGGTGGAAGTCATCAACAAGCTCGCTCGTGTGCAGCGCCAGATGCTCCAAGACTTGGGTCGCGAACCCACCCCGGAGGAACTGGCTGAAGAGCTCGACATGACGCCAGAGAAGGTCGTCGAAGTGCAGAAGTACGGGCGCGAGCCCATCTCCTTGCACACCCCGCTCGGTGAGGACGGCGACTCCGAATTTGGCGATCTCATTGAAGATTCCGAGGCGGTAGTTCCCGCCGATGCGGTCAACTTCACGCTCCTGCAAGAGCAGCTCAACGACGTGCTCGACACGCTCTCTGAACGCGAAGCCGGCGTCGTGAGCATGCGTTTTGGCCTCACCGATGGCCAGCCGAAGACGCTCGACGAAATCGGCAAGGTCTACGGGGTCACTCGCGAGCGCATCCGCCAGATCGAGTCGAAGACCATGAGCAAGCTGCGTCACCCGTCGCGCTCCCAGGTGCTTCGCGATTACCTCGACTGA